A window of the Psychrilyobacter piezotolerans genome harbors these coding sequences:
- a CDS encoding terminase TerL endonuclease subunit, which produces MILLDRALKYCDDVISGEEVTTWEVKRQCEIFLEDYRINQHKKDFKYYADENKLKKINNLLKLFNYATGFVAGKQVLEHLVNFQCFLLCGVFLFRYKDKPYKFKNNDITLFISRKNAKTNLVAIIFILLMLTEQQHSEFYSICLTKELASELRKGMVQLLEASPYINKYFSISKTFTGKIECKITKNFFQPRTAESGKNNSIRPCAFVSDEHGNFQEASNFNAMKGGQKNVLNPLVFRTTTAYEIFASIMETDIDYIRGVFNGGIEDDNQFALLYYAEEKHLWDDIGMYQSNPLRIEENYEIIRKNRKTASLKPTVRNEYITKDMNNFLQNSSSENYLDIKLWKKGEVEKIELEGKNVVVAIDCSLTTDLTAMNIIYKEDDKYYLKAHAFLPEGSLPNRMEKIDYREMARLGYCTIVEGNYIDYNLLENEIRKIEDKYGCNILLICSDPYNFIQNLQNLSNDYEVEVVKQTYTELSAPTKAFRNDVYGGKVIYQRNKLLDWCMSNAKAKARHMTGDIMLEKVNKNKTRIDLAVATIFGYSQLYINEDEYDAIEALDSQDW; this is translated from the coding sequence ATGATCTTACTGGATAGAGCATTAAAATATTGTGATGATGTTATCAGTGGTGAAGAAGTTACTACTTGGGAAGTAAAAAGACAGTGTGAAATATTTTTAGAAGATTATAGAATCAACCAACATAAAAAAGATTTTAAATATTATGCTGATGAAAATAAACTGAAAAAAATAAATAACCTGCTGAAACTTTTTAATTATGCAACTGGTTTTGTTGCAGGAAAACAGGTACTTGAACATCTAGTAAATTTTCAATGTTTTTTACTATGTGGAGTATTTTTATTTAGGTATAAAGATAAGCCCTATAAGTTTAAAAATAATGATATAACACTTTTTATAAGTCGTAAAAATGCCAAGACTAACTTAGTAGCAATAATATTTATACTGCTAATGCTCACAGAGCAACAACATTCTGAATTTTATAGTATATGCCTAACTAAAGAGTTAGCATCTGAGTTAAGAAAAGGAATGGTACAGCTATTAGAAGCCAGCCCATACATCAATAAATATTTTTCAATCAGTAAAACTTTTACAGGAAAAATAGAGTGTAAGATCACTAAAAATTTCTTTCAACCTAGAACTGCTGAAAGTGGAAAAAACAACTCAATTCGACCCTGTGCCTTTGTTTCTGATGAACATGGGAACTTTCAAGAAGCTAGTAACTTCAATGCCATGAAAGGTGGACAAAAAAACGTTTTAAATCCATTGGTATTTAGAACTACAACTGCATATGAAATATTTGCTTCTATAATGGAAACAGATATTGACTATATCAGAGGGGTTTTTAATGGTGGTATCGAAGATGATAACCAATTTGCGTTGCTATATTATGCAGAAGAAAAACATCTGTGGGATGATATAGGAATGTATCAATCAAATCCATTAAGGATTGAGGAAAACTATGAGATTATAAGAAAAAACAGGAAAACAGCTAGTTTGAAGCCAACTGTAAGAAATGAATATATCACTAAAGATATGAATAATTTTTTACAAAATAGTAGTTCTGAAAATTACCTTGATATTAAATTATGGAAAAAAGGTGAAGTGGAAAAAATAGAGTTAGAAGGTAAAAATGTAGTTGTGGCTATTGATTGCTCACTAACTACTGACCTAACAGCCATGAATATCATCTATAAAGAAGATGATAAATACTATTTAAAGGCTCATGCTTTTTTACCTGAAGGTAGCTTACCAAACAGGATGGAAAAAATAGATTATAGAGAAATGGCAAGGTTAGGTTATTGTACAATTGTAGAAGGTAATTATATCGACTATAATTTATTAGAAAATGAAATAAGAAAAATAGAAGATAAGTATGGATGTAATATACTTCTTATTTGTAGTGATCCTTACAACTTCATACAGAATTTACAGAATTTAAGCAATGATTATGAGGTAGAGGTAGTCAAACAGACCTATACTGAGTTATCAGCCCCTACAAAAGCATTTAGAAATGATGTCTATGGTGGAAAAGTAATTTATCAAAGGAATAAACTTTTGGACTGGTGTATGAGTAATGCCAAAGCAAAAGCAAGACATATGACAGGGGATATAATGTTAGAAAAAGTAAATAAAAATAAAACAAGAATAGATTTAGCGGTTGCAACCATATTTGGTTATAGTCAGCTATACATAAATGAAGACGAATATGATGCTATCGAAGCATTAGATAGTCAAGATTGGTAG
- a CDS encoding phage terminase small subunit P27 family — protein sequence MGGRPAKSVGLLSSNISTEEYRARKDAEEKLKGRNDKIKPLKYLNKNAKKIFKTIVTELKESDILCNLDIYILSSCAVALDRIQSAEELLEENILNKEARIVQDTYMRQFFRLCNELCLSPQSRSKLANAAYQSMQEDNDPVLEALRGDD from the coding sequence ATGGGAGGAAGACCAGCCAAGAGTGTTGGCTTATTAAGTTCCAATATAAGTACAGAAGAATACAGGGCAAGGAAAGATGCAGAGGAAAAATTAAAGGGTAGAAATGATAAAATAAAACCTCTAAAATATTTAAATAAAAATGCCAAGAAAATATTTAAGACTATAGTAACTGAATTAAAAGAGAGTGACATACTCTGTAATTTAGATATCTATATCTTATCTAGTTGTGCAGTTGCTCTGGATAGAATCCAATCAGCAGAAGAACTATTAGAAGAAAATATTTTAAATAAAGAGGCTAGAATAGTTCAAGATACATATATGAGGCAGTTCTTTAGATTATGCAATGAATTATGCCTGAGTCCACAGAGTAGGAGTAAATTAGCTAATGCAGCATACCAGTCAATGCAAGAAGATAATGACCCTGTATTGGAGGCATTACGAGGTGATGACTGA
- a CDS encoding endonuclease — protein sequence MIKVKCDYCGKKNGYGEECSCDGKKEARAKQQKYYNKNIRNKNSEKFYSSTRWRKTREQCKLRYYGLDLYELYKYGNISHGSLSHHIIEITEDPERIYDIDNLLYLSESNHNEVHSAYNESLKTKKKMQDFLFSIMKRFEENH from the coding sequence ATGATTAAAGTTAAATGTGATTATTGTGGGAAGAAAAATGGATATGGAGAAGAATGTTCCTGTGATGGGAAGAAGGAAGCAAGGGCAAAACAACAGAAATACTATAATAAAAATATTAGGAATAAAAATAGTGAGAAATTTTATTCTTCAACCAGATGGCGAAAGACTAGAGAACAATGTAAATTAAGATACTATGGATTAGATCTATATGAGTTATACAAGTATGGGAATATATCTCATGGATCACTGTCGCACCATATCATAGAGATCACAGAAGATCCCGAAAGAATATATGATATTGATAACCTCCTATATTTAAGCGAATCTAACCATAATGAGGTACATAGTGCTTACAATGAGAGTCTAAAGACTAAAAAAAAGATGCAAGATTTTCTTTTTAGTATCATGAAGAGATTTGAAGAAAATCATTAA
- a CDS encoding tyrosine-type recombinase/integrase, whose amino-acid sequence MNAVDPIRDYEKINEFEEKMRMIGEREHILFLLGIYTGLRISDLLKLKVSDVKNRSHFVLKEQKTKKLKKVFINRYLKTELKKYIIGKSSNNFLVQSREGQNKPLSRQRIWQVLKKVSLEIGLDSIGCHTLRKTFGYHYYNKTKDVVFLQELYNHSSPAITLRYIGTSQDLKDKAINNMDFRRR is encoded by the coding sequence ATGAATGCAGTAGATCCAATAAGAGATTATGAAAAAATAAACGAGTTTGAAGAGAAAATGAGAATGATAGGAGAAAGAGAGCATATTTTATTTTTACTTGGTATTTATACTGGATTGAGAATATCAGATCTCTTAAAGTTAAAAGTTTCAGATGTAAAAAATAGAAGTCATTTTGTTTTAAAAGAACAGAAAACTAAAAAACTAAAAAAAGTATTTATCAATAGGTACTTAAAGACAGAGTTAAAAAAATATATTATTGGTAAGAGTAGTAATAATTTTTTAGTTCAGAGTAGAGAGGGACAAAACAAACCTCTATCAAGACAGAGAATATGGCAAGTGTTAAAGAAAGTATCACTAGAGATAGGACTAGATAGTATAGGTTGTCATACTCTTAGGAAAACATTTGGTTATCACTATTACAATAAAACAAAAGATGTTGTATTTTTACAGGAGTTATATAACCACTCAAGCCCTGCTATTACACTTAGGTATATTGGAACCAGTCAGGATTTAAAAGATAAAGCAATTAACAATATGGACTTTAGGAGACGGTAA
- a CDS encoding PIN-like domain-containing protein, with translation MIEKIKTTLSTNDYIIVIDTSSYLDLYRYSPIVKDTFLDAIEKIKDKVSIPKVVEYEFFKNYKDVMKDFKPTFIFKELEKINDKYSENIIKKLKVLKDFEFPNIEKTIEEINDKIEQMEKILEDYQEDHEIIETIKEDSNENDKVIQLINSLKAQGKVLNGFPIEKIYQICAEGKNRYKNKIAPGYGDTKGKEGIALYSDLIIWFEIIELAKEQNKDIIFVTSDFKEWNQVSDTSVFPKEMEKEFKRKANKNIIGTNFRSFIDAVMQNYGIRKPEAIEKILEFTSKKYLNCLTEDKIIEDGIIDAYHEDIVYSGIASVNNEIFFRDSGEYFNFSDEDPEVIILNKKIEECLENEIIYLFEFEIIAKGISEDIVFIESIGESFDRGDYRSYILKSKGEAKLTQTIENFNEENLYDHSNSTINVEFEIFQEEYSYDQSELCVECQQEVGGYQNSSGEPICQRCMDDTTTGFCCAGCGLKFPHEEDTGGFCRACADEM, from the coding sequence ATGATTGAAAAAATTAAAACTACACTTTCTACAAATGATTATATTATTGTAATTGACACTAGTTCATATCTAGATTTATATAGATATTCCCCGATAGTTAAAGACACTTTTCTAGATGCAATTGAAAAAATTAAAGATAAAGTTTCCATTCCTAAGGTCGTAGAATATGAATTTTTTAAAAATTATAAAGATGTTATGAAGGATTTTAAACCAACATTTATTTTTAAAGAGCTAGAAAAAATAAACGACAAATATTCTGAAAATATTATAAAAAAATTAAAAGTTTTAAAAGATTTTGAATTTCCTAATATAGAAAAAACAATAGAAGAAATAAATGACAAAATTGAGCAGATGGAAAAAATATTGGAAGATTATCAAGAAGATCATGAAATCATTGAAACAATCAAAGAAGATTCAAATGAAAATGATAAAGTTATTCAATTAATAAATTCTTTGAAGGCACAAGGAAAAGTATTAAATGGTTTTCCTATTGAAAAAATATATCAAATATGTGCCGAAGGAAAGAATCGGTATAAAAATAAAATAGCTCCAGGATATGGGGATACAAAGGGAAAAGAAGGAATTGCGTTATACAGTGATTTAATTATCTGGTTTGAAATAATAGAGTTAGCAAAAGAACAAAATAAAGACATTATTTTTGTTACAAGTGATTTTAAAGAATGGAATCAAGTTAGCGACACAAGTGTTTTTCCTAAAGAAATGGAAAAAGAATTTAAGAGAAAAGCAAATAAAAATATTATAGGTACAAATTTTAGGTCATTTATAGATGCAGTTATGCAAAATTATGGTATAAGAAAACCAGAAGCAATAGAAAAAATTCTTGAATTTACTTCTAAAAAATATTTAAATTGTTTAACAGAAGATAAAATAATAGAAGACGGAATAATAGATGCTTATCATGAGGACATCGTTTATAGTGGAATTGCCTCAGTTAACAATGAAATATTTTTTAGAGATAGTGGAGAGTATTTTAATTTTTCAGATGAAGATCCCGAAGTAATTATTTTAAATAAAAAAATAGAAGAATGTTTAGAAAATGAAATTATATACTTATTTGAATTTGAAATTATTGCTAAAGGAATTTCGGAAGATATTGTTTTTATAGAAAGTATTGGTGAAAGTTTTGATAGAGGGGATTATAGATCCTATATTCTGAAGAGCAAAGGAGAAGCTAAACTTACACAAACAATAGAGAATTTTAACGAAGAAAATTTATATGATCATTCAAATTCTACAATAAATGTAGAATTTGAGATTTTCCAAGAAGAATATAGCTATGATCAATCTGAGTTATGTGTGGAATGTCAACAAGAAGTTGGAGGTTATCAGAATAGCTCAGGAGAACCTATTTGTCAGAGATGTATGGATGATACAACTACTGGATTTTGTTGTGCTGGCTGTGGTCTGAAGTTTCCTCATGAAGAAGATACAGGCGGATTTTGCAGGGCATGTGCTGATGAAATGTAG
- a CDS encoding PH domain-containing protein, whose product MAFFGKPKTEEEKNKKEEKKLYEEVGKYLLDGETIEKTFGIIDKAYLTNKRVIFKDKNLSFSDKTLEEMVFIPIKNIDSISIVKTSGIIAPHSVVIKCKGSSNSMRFGKEDSTVIDFVKAISRVTV is encoded by the coding sequence GCATTTTTTGGAAAACCTAAAACAGAAGAGGAAAAAAATAAAAAAGAAGAAAAAAAACTTTATGAAGAAGTAGGGAAATATTTATTAGATGGGGAGACAATAGAAAAAACATTTGGAATAATAGATAAAGCATATCTTACAAATAAAAGAGTCATCTTCAAAGATAAAAATTTATCTTTCTCAGATAAGACATTAGAAGAAATGGTCTTTATACCGATTAAAAATATCGACTCTATTTCAATTGTTAAAACTTCGGGAATTATTGCACCTCATTCAGTAGTAATCAAATGCAAAGGATCTAGTAACTCTATGCGTTTTGGGAAGGAAGATTCTACTGTTATTGACTTTGTAAAGGCAATTAGTAGAGTAACAGTTTAA